The window TATCGTTCGATGAAGGCTTTGCCCGTACGCTGTGGAGTGCACTGCTGGGAATGGGGTTGTTCGGTTATCTCTGGGGTTTCGTTGCCCCCCAGCAGAATAAGGCGGCTCTCCAGCAGAAGGAAGGGAAGGCTGATGGCGATGGGGATGTTGAACCTATAAGCTTTACCCTTGATCCGGTCATCATCACGACGGTTCTGACCATGATAAATATTGTTTATGTACTGTTTGTTACGGTTCAATTCTCTTATCTGTTCGGTGCCTGGGATGGTATTCTGCCGAAGGACAGTACATATGCCGACTATGCCCGGAGCGGATTTTTTGAGCTGATGCTGGTGACGGCGATCAATTTTGCTATCCTGCTGCTGTCATTGCTTGCTCTCGGGAAGGCCAAAGCCAGGCTGCAAACCTTCATCCGCATGCTGCTCTATATTATGGTGCTGTGCTCGATAGTGATGCTGTATTCGGCCTATTCCCGCCTGGCACTATATGAAGAAGCCTACGGCTATACGCAGATCCGCTTTCTGGTCCATGCGTTTATGATCTTCCTTGCGCTGCTGCTGGTTCTGGCCTCAGTTCGGATAAGCCGGGCACAGTTTCCGCTGATGAAATGGTACATCGTGCTTGGCCTGTTCGCCTACGTGATCATGAATTATATCGGAATGGACCGGATCATCGCCGGCCAGAATATAGCCCGTTATGAGTCCAGCGGGAAGCTGGATACGCACTATCTGATGGAGTTGTCGTGGGAAGCTGTTCCGAAGCTGATTGCGTTCAGTAAACAGGAAAACGGCTTGCTCGACCAGAGCCTGCGGGAGAAAAGGTCTGAACCATCGCTAGACGCACAGGAATGGCCTTCCTTCAACATCTCTACATACCGGGGGCAGCAGGCGCTTGAGCGATATCTCGGAGCGCAGCAGACGCCTTAAGGGTACATTCTTCCTGAAGACAAAGGGTTGTGTTACAGTTAATACAATTGGACAGCGGTCCTTGTGTAGAAGGAGGAAGGTTGGATGCAGTCGATCATTGACCCGGAAGTAGTTCATAAGCTTGCCGAGCAAAATGGTCTCCGGGAGATGTTCAGCAGCGGTGTTATTGAGGCGATGGAGCTGCGAAGGTATGGTGACGGGGAGGCGGTCTGCTCGGTTGGTGACCGCCTGGAGAGCATGTTCATTCTCGTGCAGGGGAAGCTGAAAATTCATACGCTGCTGCCGAACGGGAAGTCTATGCTGGTGAGGTTCGCAAGGCCGATGTCAGTGATCGGGGATGTGGAGCTGCTCCGGCAGTATCCAGTCAAAAATGAAGTTGAATCTGTAGGCGATAGCCTGCTACTGGTGGCCGGTCGGAAGATGCTGCTGAAGGAGCTGGAGGAGAACACGGTGCTGCTGCGTTTTCTGATGGGGGAGCTAAGCCACAAGATGTATACGCTGGGCCAGACCTCTGCCCTGAATCTGCTCTATCCGGTGGAGAACCGGTTTGCCAGCTATCTGCTGTCCTTGTTCGAAGATAATGTCGGAGGCCAGCGGGTTGAGGAAATCCGCACCTCCAGCCTGACGGAGACCGCGGACCTGCTCGGAACAAGCTACCGCCATCTGAACCGGATTGTGCGGCGCTTCATCGAGGAAGGGATTATTGAACGGAAGCACGGCCGCCTGAGCGTGCTGAATAAAACCCGGCTAGCCCAGCTGGCTAACGGGAATTTATACGAATAGCTGATAATGGATTATGCAATGACCGTCGAGTCCGGCCTGGAGCCGCTCATGACGGTCTTTTTTTGCCGTTTTTTGGGCGAAGTATATTTTCAGCTAATGTTCAGCTTAAGCTTAAGGCTATTTAAGGTCCATTTAAGGCTAAGGCCGTAGGATAAAGCCAGAGGAAATGTTTAGCATTAGAACGGAAGCGGCAGGTCTGCTGCTGCTGAGAATGGAGGGCCGCACTGGGGTGTAAGGAATTCAATACATAACAACAGCATCACAGATTACATAAGAATGGGGAGAAAATAGTTATGTTCAAAGGAATCCGCGCAAGAATTTTAATGGGCTTCGCTGCAGTTATTCTCGTATTTATATCCGCTATAGCCGGCAATACATTTTTTCAGGGTAAAGCAACGATGCTGTCTGACCAGATCAACCGCAACTACAGCAAGCTGACGCTGGTGCAGGAGCTGACCGATAACATCCGTACGGCGGACGGGCTTGCCGCCAGATATGTGATGAGTAATACGGATGGAGACAGAACGACTTATCTGACCGCCTATGAGGCGGAGATTCCGGAAATCACAGCAGCCATCACGGTGCTCAAAAATGCCGGATTAAATGAAGCGGAGCTGGCAGGGATTACAGAGCTGGAAACCGGATGGAGCACTTATTTGACCACGCTGGAAAGTGCCTTCGCTCTGGCTAAGGAAGGGAATTTCCCGGCTGCGCAAAAAGAGTTCACCAACCTCTCGCTTGATTCAATCATAGACTCACAGCTGGTATTTGAGAATATGCTGAACGAAGAGATAGCGGCTGAGCAAAGCCAGGCGGAAGCGCACCGGGGTTCTGCATTGGGCATCAGCTTAGGGGTAACAGGCTTCTCTGTACTGCTGGCCGCGGTCATAGCACTGCTCCTCTCGCAGCGGATTCTGAAACCTATCCGTGATGTAAACGGGCAGCTAATGGAGATTGCAGACGGGGAAGCGGATCTGACCCGCAAGTTGACGGTCCGCAGCCAGGATGAGATTGGAGAGATGGCCCGTCACTTTAACCGGATGACGGATAATCTTGGCAGCATCATCGGGCAAGTCAGCCAGTCCGCGAACAGCCTGGCCGTATCTTCCTCCAAGCTTACCTTGGACAGCGGAATGACCGCAGCAACTACGGAACGGATTGCTGATATTATGGGCACTGTCGCTTCCGGTACGGATAAGCAGATGAATGATCTCCAGACCAACATGACGACCATTCTGGAGATGTCCGCCGCGATCCAGCAGATCGCTGCAAGTGTGCAGGATATTTCCGATGCATCCCTGCGTTCCGCAGATTACACCATTTCCGGCGATGAATCGCTGCAGGCAGCCTCCCGTCAGATGGCTTCCATCAACCGCTCGATTCAATCGCTGTCCCAGCAGGTGCTTGGGTTCGTGGAACGTTCACAGGAAATTGGCAGTATCGTGGACGTGATTAAAGGGATTGCTTCACAGACCAATATGCTGGCCCTGAACGCAACTATCGAAGCGGCGCGTGCCGGAGAGCAGGGCAGAGGGTTTGCTGTTGTTGCCGATCAGGTACGCAAGCTGGCAGAACAATCGGGTGAATCCGCCAGCCTTATTGCCGGAATGGCGGCCAGCATTCAGACCGATGCCGCGAGTGCGGTGAAAATGATGAAGAGCAGCATGAGCGAGGTAGAGGAGGGAACCGGAATTATTGAGCAGGCTGGCCGTTCCTTCGGTGAAATCCGCATTTCGATTGACACGCTGGCCGGGCAAGTACAAGAGGTATCGGGAGCGGTGGAGGAAATTACGGCAGCTACGGATGAGATTGTGGTCTCAATCCGCAACGTAACAGAGATCTCAGAAACAACCGCCTCCAATACACAGCATGTCTCCGCAGCTTCTCAGGAGCAGATGGCTTCGGTCGAACAAATCGCCTCCTCAGCAAGTAACCTTAGCACAATGGCGCAGGGTCTGCAGGGTCTGGTAGCAAGATTTAACGTAGCTTAGCAAAATAAAAGATAGAAAGACCCTGCCCGACGGCAGGGTCTTTCTATTGATCTCGTTTTCCCCGCAGATATTTCAGGTCTTTAATCAATCCTATGATAAGAAAAACAACCATCAGCATCAGAGTTATTGGCCCCGTAATTAAGACAAACCAGAAGATGGTCCCGCCGTTAAATGCTGAAAGGCAAAATAAAGAGAAAAGATGAATATTAAAGATCATTAACGGATAATTCAGCCAACGTAAATAGGCTATCCGTTTCAGGCTTAGGATACAAAAGAGAATATAGACGGCCAAGGGAGGCGTTGTCATTAAGAAATAGGGCAGGATTTGACCGTCTTCGGGCATGCTTGCTTCACTAAAAAAACCATGCCGGTTTCCATATGGCGTAGCTACGAAGAAAAAATAAGCAATAATCGCAACAGATGCCAGCAATACGTAAATATCCATATTTTTTCGCTTAGCCGTCATAAATCAGCCTCCAATACTTTAACATATTCGATGCACGGCCATAATGTCCTCTCAGACAAAGCTTTCAGCTAATATTGAAGAGGAGGGGTTCACACGTTGCATAAACCAGTAACTTCTTGCTATTCTGAGAAATAGTAACAGTTTGATCAACAGCTTTTATTCAGTATCCACAATATTATCGGGATTGAGGGAAACCAGGTGAACAATGATTACATGGCGCGTATTCAGGCTGTTCTTCAGTTTATCGAGGAGAATTTAGAACAGGATCTGACTCTGGATAGGCTCGCTGAGGTATCGAATTTTTCGAAGTTTCATTTTTCCAGAATCTTTTCGGCAGTCATACATAAAACGCCCATGATCTATCTTACGGAGAGACGTCTGCATCACGCGGTTACCTATCTGACTGCAACGAATAAAACGATGCTGGATATTTCATCGCTATGCGGCTTTACTTCCGTCTCCAGCTTCAATTCCTCATTCAAAAAGCGATATAAGACCACACCAAGCGCAATGAGAAGGTCCATGCAGGAACATAGCAACATTCCGTTAATCCCCGGCAATAATCAGGAAGATTTGTCCCTCTCGAAAAATTATGATTTGAGTAGCAAAAACAATAATAATTTTCTGAGGAGAGTGTGGGATATGAACATTGAGGTAAAAGAGCTTCCAGACTATCAGGTAGCATTTGCAAGGCACATTGGCAGCTATCTTGAAACGTATAAGGCTTGGGAAACACTCGGCAAGTGGGCGCAGGAGAACGTTATACCGCGGGAGCAATATTTTATCGGAATCTCTTTGGATGATCCAAGTGTAACCGACGAACAATTCTGCAGGTACGATGCTTGCATCACACTTCCGGAAGGATTCTCTGCAGAGAGCGGTTCGGGCATTGAGTTTAAAACGTTATCCGGCGGGCAATATGCCCTGTACAAGTTCTATGATACGATCGAAAAATTAGCGATTGCTTACCAAAGCGTGTACGGCGGATGGCTGCCTAACAGTGATTTTGAACCGGATGACCGACATGCGCTGGAGTTTTGTATGAATGATCCATATGCTGATCCTGAGGGCAAGGCGAAGGTTGATCTTTACATCCCGATAAAGCGTACCCTACCCTAATCTATCATTTACGTTTAGAATATAAGGAATTAATGTAATGGAAAGTGAGCTGAAACAGATGATGAAGTCACCATTATTTGAAAATGATGTACCAGTAGTTCTTCTTCCTTAACGGCGGAAAACTACAACTCCGTTAAGGACAGGGACTGTCTAATACACGGAGGGTGCAAAATGAAGAACACTTTAATCGGATCATTGTATTTATCGCTTGCGGCCAGTATTTGGGGCGGGATGTATGTTGTTGTGAAGCATGTGGTCGGCGTTGTGCCACCCCTTGAACTGGTATGGATTCGTTATGTCATTGCTATTACTGCGCTGCTGATCATCGGTTTGGTTACTAAACAGTCATGGCGTATAGATAAACGGGATATGCTCCTGATTTTCATGCTCGGACTGATTGGAAACACCCTTTCCATCCTAACCCAGGAAGCGGGTACTATGCTGTCAACAGCACAAATGGGTGCCATTATCACTTCAACGACACCTGCGTTTAGGGTGCTGTTTGCCCGAATTCTGCTTAAGGAAAAGCTAACGCTAAAAAAAGCAGTTTCTCTCTTGTTGGCAACGGTTGGAGTCGGCATTATTGTCGGAGCGGGCAGTTTTGATCCGTCGCTTCAGCTTGGGGGCGTATCTCTACTTATCGCAGCACTTACTTGGGCACTTATGTCTGTTCTTATTAAAAAAGTACCTGGGCACTATTCTCAAATTGTTGTAACGTTTTATACGATCCTTGTGGCCATTGTGTTACTTACACCTGTCACAATCAGCAGATTACCCGAACTTGATGTCGCGGCCATGATGCATCCCTCGATTTGGGGCGGATTATTGTACTTAGGCGTGATTTCGACAGCCTGCGGCTTTTTATTGTGGAACCGCGGACTGCAAATGCTCAAAGCTTCAAGCGGCGGATTATTTTTCTTTTTCCAGCCTGTTGTCGGGACTTTTTTAGGGTGGCTGTTACTTGGTGAGCAGATTGGTCTGACCTTTTGGATAGGTACAATCTTAATTTTTATAGGTGTACTATTAGTCATTGGTGAAGAGTAAGATCAATCGAACTGCGGCAGTCCAGGACTTGCTTTCTTGTCCATGGCTGCCGCTTTTTCCTTGAACCCTGAACCGCCGCTAGTCCTGCCAATCGACAAATGCCAGCCTTTAAGTCTACAATGGGGGATACAGCATGTATGGATAGTAATAAGGAGGACAACAGAATGAGATCCCTGGTAGTGAACAATATTACGGAACTGATCGGGAACACACCGGCAGTCCGGCTGAACCGGCTGGCGGGGCCGGATGACGCGGAAGTATATGTGAAGCTGGAAATGTTCAATCCCAGCGGCAGTGTTAAGGACCGGGCAGCGTATAATCTGATCCTCCAGGCGGAGCTGGACGGAAGACTTAAGCCCGGCGGAACGATTATCGAGCCGACGAGCGGCAATACGGGCATCGGCCTGGCGATGAACGCTGCAGCAAAGGGCTACAAGGCCATTCTAGTCATGCCGGATAATATGACGAAAGAACGGATCAATATCCTGAAAGCCTACGGCGCGGAAGTGGTGCTGACTCCTGCGGCAGAGCGGATGCCGGGAGCGATAGCTAAGGCACTGGAGCTGGGTGCGGGCATACCTGACAGCTTTATCCCGCAGCAGTTCGAGAACAAAGCCAATCCCGACATCCACCGCACGACGACAGCACCGGAAATTCTGGATCAGATGGAGGGACGGCTCGATGTATTCGTCGCCACTTCAGGAACAGGAGGTACGATTACCGGTACGGGAGAAGTGCTGCGCGGGCAGCTGCCGGATCTGCGGGTCGTAGTTGTGGAGCCGCAAGGATCGCCTGTACTCTCCGGCGGACAGCCAGGACCGCATAAGCTGGTCGGCACGAGTCCGGGCTTCATCCCGGCAATCCTCAATACTGAGGTGTATGAGGAAATTGTCCAGGTTGCCGATGAAGATGCCCTGGAGACAGTCCGGGCGCTGGCGAGCCAAGAGGGGATATTAATCGGCCCTTCAGGCGGTGCAGCGGTATGGACGGCGCTGCAGGAAGCGCGCCGGCTGGGCCCCGGCAAGCGGGTGCTGTGTATTGCTCCGGATACAGGGGAAAGGTATCTTAGTATGGGAATATATTAATTCTTTAATGGAAGCATCATTAGCCGTAAGACTGATCGGCCCTTCGTCACTTTTCTGTGACCGAAGGGCTTTTTCGCGTGCCCTTCCACAGCCTGAACAGGCCATAACCCAGCATGCCCCCGAAGGTATTCAGAATAAGATCATCCACATCAAAGGTTCCAATCGAGAATAGGCCTTGTGCACATTCCAGCAAGGCACTTAATCCAAAAGCCCGAAGGACCAGCCCGCGCCAGGAAAGGCTCCGGTTAAGAGACAGGAACGCTGTAAATAAACCGAACGGTATGAACAGCAGTATATTGCCGATAAAATTCAACAGCGTAGTAGCTGTAAGATGATGAAAGGTATTCAATATGGTAGCCAGCGGGACTAAATTGCCCATCTGCAGCTGACGCTCTATGGTGTCAGGACTCCGCTGAAGCTGATGCCAGAGGAAAGGGAAATCAATCGGGCTGAACTTGAACAGAATGATTTTGAACAAAATATAGATATATACTGCATACAAAGCCTGTAATCCGTACTGGCGAAATTTAAGCAGATTCATCGGGGTTCCCGCCTTCTTATATATTATTGATTGCTGTCATGATATACCGTTACAATCACTCCATCCATGTTGTTGCCCGAGACCTCATAGTGCCGGCCTGCGGGAATGGTGAACGGGGTGTTGCCGGTAACAGGAACGTAGCTGATTTGGTATTGCCTGCCATCTACTGCTGCTGTTATGATCTTCTCCTTTTTGAGAAACTCCAGATATTCCTCAATGGTTAGGTTCTTGTCACGCATAATGATGCTGTGCGGCAATCCGACATAGCGGAAATGCCAGGGTTCATATTGAATGCCGGTGATGTCTGTCTTATCCTGCGGATAACGTAAAATAAATCCGTAGTCCCAGGCATTCTCCTCAAGCCATTGCCCTTCGGGTGCATGGTTCATTTCCATCTGTGTAGATCCGATGTCCAGCGATAATCCAAGGTTATGTTCACTGTGGCCGGGGGGCAGAGCAACTTCAGCGCCTTTCTCCTCATAGAGCCGCTCCTGCTCCTCTTTGCCGCGGTAACCGCTGCTGATCAGAAAATGCGTAACACCTTGGCGTCCGGCGGCTTCTACCATGGCGGAGAACTTTTCCGCTACCTTCTGCGACAGCATGATTTTGTTGTTAAGCAGCCCGTATCCATCCGTCAGCTCGTGATGTTGGAACAGGTTAACGATGTCGGGGGTAACACCCGTCTTATGTACAGGATAATCCTTGTTGACCAGCAGCAGATTTCCCTGATAAATCTGATTTTTCGAAAGGACTGTTATATCAAAACCTCCGGATTCTCCAGTCATAGCGCGGACAGTTTCTGCTCCATGCGAATTATAGTTAACCTCCTTATTCTGATGGAGCGCCTCATAACCCACCAGCAAAAGGATGACAGCCCAAAAAACCCACTTCTTCATTTCGGTTTCCTCCTTATCTTCATGTCTAAAGAATAGAGGCAACCGTTTAAAAAGAAGTGGGGTAAAGTTAAAGTTTTTCTTAAATTCGCTTAGCAGAGTTATTGTGGCCGCGGCAGGCGGACTTCAAAGAGCGTACGGATAGGGTCGCTTTCCACTGTGATTGTACCGTTATGCTGCTCTACGATATTTTTGGCAATGAATAATCCGAGTCCGGTGCCGCCTTCAGGATGCTGCCGCGCCCGGTCACCGGTATAGAACATATCGAACAGATAAGGCAGATCCGGCTTTGGAATGCTGCCGCCGTAATTGATCACTTGAACGACCGCTTGCTCCCCCTCGGGGTAACTGCGGATGTCGACATATTGGCCATCTTTGCCGTACCGCACGGCATTGGTGAGCAGGTTCTCAAATACGCGTGCCAGCAGCTCGCCGTCACCTTCAATCTCCATCTGCGGCGTGATCTCCAGCCGGGCACGGAGCCCGTTGTTGTCCAGGAGCGGATAGAGCTCTTCGTTTAACTGGACCAGCAGCTCGCTCAGGTCAAGGAGACGCTTATCGAGGGTCAGCATGCCGTAATTCATCCGGGTGATTTCAAACAGCTCATCAATGAGCCTTTCCAGCCGCTGGGACTTGGTATAGGCAATCGAGGTATAATGCCTGATTTGTTCGGCGGATAACTCTCCGTCGTTCAGGACATAGTCGAGATAACCCAGCACAGACGTCAGCGGCGTACGCAGGTCATGAGCCAGATTCAGCACCAGCTGATCCTTGCTGTTCTCGGCGAAATCCCCGCGCTCTACCGCTTGCTGCAGCTTACCGCTGGCCAGATTCAAATCAGCGGCAATATCGCCAAACTCGTCGCTTGCGGAGATATCAATCCGGCTGTTGAAGTCCCCGTTAGCCAGCTGGCGGATATGCTGCGAAATCTCCCGGAAGTAGCGGGCGTAGGGCTTGGTGAAGAGGAAGAAGAACAGCAGTGCCAGCGGAATGAAAAAAATCAGGAAGAAATTCAGATCGCCGATATTGCCGATGATGTAGCGGAATCTGGCCAGAGAGTCCTCGGCCTTAACCTGAGAAACATAATATGTTTGCAAAACCTTATACAATGCATAAGTAAGCGTGCCGGAGCAGAGCATGCTCAGGACAAGCAGCAGGATCATGGTGAAGCGGAAGCTGCGGAACAGTTTAGCCATTGAATGTATACCCTACCCCCCAGATCGTTTTAATCCATTTATTTTTATTCTGCTCCTCACCAAGCTTTTTGCGCAGCGTGCGGATATGCACCATAACGGTATTCCCGCTCTCATAATAGGTTTCGCCCCAGACCTGCTGGAATAACTGCTCTGCGCTGAATACTTTCTTGGGGTAGCTTGCCAGCAGATAGAGAATATCGAACTCCTTGGGTGTCAGCTCCACGTTGTTCCCGAAGACAGTAACGGTCCGGCGGTCCGGATCAATCATCAGTCCCCCGGCTTCAAGCACCGCCTTTTGTTCGGCCTGCGGCTGATTAAGCTGCATAGAACGGCGCAGCTGCGCGTTCACCCGGGCGACCAGCTCCATGGGATTAAACGGCTTGGTCATATAATCGTCGGCTCCGATGACGAGGCCGGTGATTTTATCCAGGTCCGAGGTTTTGGCACTTAAAAAGATAATCGGCAGCCTGTGCTGCTCCCGGATCTGCCGGGTGACCTCATGCCCGTCCAGCCCGGGCATCATAATATCGAGCACCGCCAAATCGATATGCTGCGATTGGACCGCCTGAACGGCTGCTCTCCCGTCGGTAACCTTGACGGGATGATAGCCTTCTTTTTCCAGATGTAGTCCGACCAGATCGGCAATTTCGGCATCGTCATCGGCGATAAGAATCGTTATCCGTTTCATTTCATTTCCGCTCCTGTTAGAATTAACTAGATTTTGCACCTGTGCGGCGCTTTGCTCCTAGTGTACCTTATCGGAAGTTGTTTCGCGAACCGTAATCGTGAATAATAGGTACAGGCTGCTTTATTCGGCGATTGCTAAGAAATAGAGGCTGCACTATATAAATTGAACTTAGAAAATAAACATTTAGGAAGAAGTGACGGAGGGGGATTTTGGAACTGTATGAGCGGTAGCGTCCGCCTTTGTTCACAGATTTCAACCGCTACTAGCGGATCATATTAGGGAATCTCGATTTATGTAATCTGCCGGGTGAGAGAGTTACTTTTTAAATACTTAATTTTGTAACATTTATAGAAACAGCGTAGCCCGAAAGAGTCATGCCGGGGCTTAGCCGGAGATGGTAAGGTTAGAATCAGGATTTAGGAGGGGACAGCAACGTATACGAGAATCAAGCTGCTAATTCTGCTGCTTCCAACGCTTATGGTCGGCATCTGGGAATTTGTGCGCCACCAGTTTTTGATGCCTTATATTTCGATGGATATGGGAAACTATTTAACGCCTGCGCTTGTCTTTCTGTTCAGTATTGTACTGCTGCTGCCGCTGTTCCGGATCATGGAGCGGAATCAGCGGGAGCTTGAACGGGAGCGGGCAGCAACTGCTGCGATGGAAGCCCGCGAAGGCTTGGCCAAGGAGCTGCATGACGGGATGGCGCAGTCTCTGTTCCTGTTGTCGGTGCGGATAGACCGCCTGGAACAGAACCGGAAGAACGGCGGGATTAGCGCAGAGAGTGTGGATCAGATTAAAAAGACGGTCCATGAGGTGAACCGTTATGTACGTCAGGCGATTGCCAGTCTCAAGGTGCCAGTCACCGGCAAGGCGGAATACTCGCTGGAACGTTCAGTGAAGGAGCAGTTGTCGGCAATCGCCAGTGAGGTGATGATCGATGTCTCGCTGAATTGGAGCCTGCAGGAGGATGCATTAACGGCTGCTGAACAAGCCGAGCTGCTGGCCTGCATCCGTGAAGCGATTATCAACGTGCGCAAGCATACCCGGGCAGGCAAGGTTGCCATCTCTGGCCAGGGCGATCAGCGGCACTGGAGAGTGACCGTTGCGGATAACGGTGCGGGTATTATACATAGCGATCCTTTTGCGGTGAGCGGAAGCTACGGCCTTCAGATTATGAAGGAGCGTGCTGAGAGCATGGGCTGGCAGCTTGCCCTGAAATCCGCTGCCGGGGGGACGATAGTGGAACTAACGAAAGGGGGGGCTGCGGATGAACCGCTGCCGGGTACTGATCGTCGATGATCATGCGCATGCGCGTGAAGCAATGGGCGAGATTCTGTCGCTGGATGAACGTTTCGAAGTGATTGGGGCAGTAGGAAGCGGGGCCGAGGCGATGGTCTGGACCGGGCAAT of the Paenibacillus pedocola genome contains:
- a CDS encoding sensor histidine kinase; this translates as MVGIWEFVRHQFLMPYISMDMGNYLTPALVFLFSIVLLLPLFRIMERNQRELERERAATAAMEAREGLAKELHDGMAQSLFLLSVRIDRLEQNRKNGGISAESVDQIKKTVHEVNRYVRQAIASLKVPVTGKAEYSLERSVKEQLSAIASEVMIDVSLNWSLQEDALTAAEQAELLACIREAIINVRKHTRAGKVAISGQGDQRHWRVTVADNGAGIIHSDPFAVSGSYGLQIMKERAESMGWQLALKSAAGGTIVELTKGGAADEPLPGTDRR